In Argiope bruennichi chromosome 4, qqArgBrue1.1, whole genome shotgun sequence, a single window of DNA contains:
- the LOC129967139 gene encoding protein ABHD11-like — protein sequence MARYEPVQLAFNSVDPEGCSKDKAPIIFVHGLTASKELWNDLPEITAKATNRKVYAVDSRNHGDSPWCDVFNFDCNVDDLLHFMDSINAPKAIIIGHSMGGITGMKLALRAPERVEKLVVEDMSCRKLSQPMLDMVFLYISLGRAALEQVPSDVDEDTARKIIFDTVMQSLPQELKMLARPDNTNFRIQLKRTPEGRWAFKSNVDLLMKALKNSNELMSEPTGVYEGPSCFIYGKLSPFLVGLDEPNIRKHFPNAKMVGIDNATHSVHTECPREFNDALLNFLQE from the exons gtACGAACCAGTTCAGTTAGCATTCAATTCTGTGGACCCCGAGGGCTGCTCGAAAGACAAAGCCCCCATTATATTTGTTCATGGATTGACTGCATCCAAAGAACTTTGGAATGACCTACCCGAAATAACAGCTAAGGCCACAAATAGGAAA GTGTATGCGGTGGACTCGAGGAACCACGGAGACAGCCCGTGGTGCGATGTGTTCAACTTCGACTGCAACGTAGACGACCTTTTGCACTTCATGGACAGCATCAACGCGCCCAAAGCCATCATCATCGGGCACAGCATGGGGGGAATCACCGGTATGAAATTGGCCTTGAGAGCG ccaGAAAGAGTAGAAAAACTCGTTGTTGAGGACATGAGTTGTCGGAAACTGTCTCAGCCGATGCTGGACATGGTGTTTCTCTACATTTCCTTAGGACGAGCCGCTTTAGAACAAGTACCATCTGACGTGGACGAAGACACGGCGAGAAAGATCATCTTCGATACTGTTATGCAGAGTTTACCACAGGAGCTT aaaatgTTAGCGAGGCCAGATAATACCAACTTCCGCATCCAGCTGAAGCGAACCCCTGAGGGTCGGTGGGCCTTTAAATCTAACGTCGACTTATTGATGAAGGCTCTCAAGAACTCCAATGAGCTCATGTCAGAACCGACTGGAGTCTATGAAGGTCCCTCATGCTTCATTTATGGAAAGCTTTCACCGTTCCTCGT GGGATTGGATGAACCAAACATTCGAAAGCATTTCCCGAATGCAAAAATGGTTGGAATCGACAATGCGACGCATTCCGTCCACACCGAATGCCCCCGTGAATTCAACGACGCACTTCTCAACTTTCTACAAGAATAA